The proteins below come from a single Agrococcus beijingensis genomic window:
- a CDS encoding YlxR family protein, translating into MRKRPGGALPSDEIDIQPDSVRLTGPHRHASASRACLRYCRRIRTCLGCRARTEPAHLVRIVAQDSVAVVDLDQRLPGRGAWVHPTQQCVERAVRSLPRALRQKPLDTSPIARWAQDGLEPSPDRRNETHMDN; encoded by the coding sequence GTGAGGAAGAGGCCCGGTGGGGCTCTTCCGAGCGATGAGATCGACATCCAGCCCGATTCGGTGAGACTGACGGGCCCGCACCGACACGCCTCTGCATCCCGGGCGTGTCTGCGGTACTGTAGACGCATCCGAACGTGTCTTGGCTGTCGCGCGCGCACTGAACCCGCACATCTCGTGCGGATCGTCGCGCAGGACTCCGTGGCGGTCGTCGATCTCGATCAACGGCTCCCGGGCCGAGGCGCATGGGTGCATCCGACGCAGCAGTGCGTGGAGCGCGCAGTCCGCTCGCTTCCGCGGGCACTGCGCCAGAAGCCCCTGGACACCTCGCCCATCGCACGATGGGCGCAGGACGGGCTCGAACCGAGCCCCGACCGAAGGAACGAAACCCACATGGACAACTGA
- the nusA gene encoding transcription termination factor NusA, with protein MKIDLSVLKTVEREREISSDALIHIIEQAILQAHISSGEKPAPGAPQPRVEVNRSTGEVALYEPELDEDGNRIGESLATTDDFSRIAASAAKQVIFQALRDKTDETVLGAYKDREGDIIAGIVQQGTNPRMVHVKLGDDMEALLPPEEQVPGAEYKHGQRMRVYITKVERGQRGPQVTVSRTHPSLVRRLFALEVPEIASGAVEIVAIAREAGHRTKIAVRATQPGINAKGACIGEMGARVRAVQAELGEEKVDIVDFSEDLPAFVASALSPARVSDAFMIDEKTRAVRALVPDFQLSLAIGREGQNARLAAKLTGAKIDIQPDSVMED; from the coding sequence GTGAAGATCGATCTGAGCGTGCTGAAGACCGTCGAGCGCGAGCGGGAGATCTCCTCGGATGCGCTCATCCACATCATCGAGCAGGCGATCCTGCAGGCGCACATCAGCTCGGGCGAGAAGCCGGCGCCGGGCGCGCCGCAGCCCCGCGTCGAGGTCAACCGCTCCACGGGCGAGGTCGCGCTGTACGAGCCCGAGCTCGACGAGGACGGCAACCGCATCGGCGAGTCGCTCGCGACCACCGATGACTTCAGCCGCATCGCCGCATCCGCAGCCAAGCAGGTCATCTTCCAGGCGCTGCGCGACAAGACCGACGAGACGGTGCTGGGCGCGTACAAGGACCGCGAGGGCGACATCATCGCGGGCATCGTGCAGCAGGGCACGAACCCGCGCATGGTGCACGTCAAGCTCGGCGACGACATGGAGGCGCTGCTGCCGCCCGAGGAGCAGGTGCCGGGCGCCGAGTACAAGCACGGCCAGCGGATGCGCGTCTACATCACGAAGGTCGAGCGCGGCCAGCGCGGACCGCAGGTCACGGTGAGCCGCACGCACCCGTCGCTCGTGCGCCGCCTCTTCGCGCTCGAGGTGCCCGAGATCGCCTCCGGTGCCGTCGAGATCGTGGCGATCGCCCGCGAGGCCGGCCATCGCACGAAGATCGCGGTGCGCGCCACACAGCCCGGCATCAACGCGAAGGGCGCGTGCATCGGCGAGATGGGCGCCCGCGTGCGCGCCGTGCAGGCCGAGCTCGGCGAGGAGAAGGTCGACATCGTCGACTTCTCCGAGGATCTGCCGGCGTTCGTCGCCAGCGCCCTCAGCCCTGCGAGGGTGTCGGATGCGTTCATGATCGATGAGAAGACCCGTGCCGTCCGCGCGCTCGTGCCCGACTTCCAGCTGTCGCTGGCGATCGGCCGGGAGGGCCAGAACGCCCGCCTCGCCGCGAAGCTCACTGGCGCGAAGATCGACATCCAGCCGGATTCGGTGATGGAGGACTGA
- a CDS encoding alanine/glycine:cation symporter family protein, whose product MEAFDGFVLTAGDFWWTWVVLPVLALLGIYFTVRSGVVQLRLLPAMFKVLTDKTPKARDGSNQSVSSFQAFTISAASRVGVGNIAGVATAIAIGGPGAIFWMWTMAFVGGASSFIESSLAQLYKHRDADGFRGGPAYYMQRGLGQRWMGILFAVILIVCFPFAFSSLQANTIVATVTSTIGVDTAWLPWAIGIAVAILTALVVFGGVRRIAKVTESLVPAMALLYLILGLIIVGMNVTEVPRVIGEIYAGAFGFQQVAGGAIGTILMQGVKRGMFSNEAGLGSAPNAGASAAVTHPAKQGLVQTLGVYFDTFLVCSITAFIILVSTPDLTGAEGGIGLTFDAVTGQLGAWAGVALSLIVFLLAFSSIIGNYYYGESNIEFITENRTALTVYRVLAVVAVLGGSVVATATIWNTADLLMGVMAIVNLVAIGLLSGVAFKLLKNYDEQRRAGKDPVFTRDMLPELRGVEVWESVESVTGQWSIADPDPETGAANAAGATQR is encoded by the coding sequence ATGGAAGCGTTCGATGGGTTCGTGCTGACTGCTGGCGACTTCTGGTGGACGTGGGTGGTGCTGCCCGTGCTCGCGCTGCTCGGCATCTACTTCACGGTCCGCTCCGGCGTCGTGCAGCTTCGCCTGCTGCCGGCCATGTTCAAGGTGCTGACCGACAAGACCCCGAAGGCGAGGGACGGCAGCAACCAGTCGGTGTCGTCGTTCCAGGCGTTCACGATCTCGGCGGCGAGCCGCGTCGGCGTCGGCAACATCGCCGGCGTGGCGACCGCGATCGCCATCGGCGGCCCCGGCGCCATCTTCTGGATGTGGACGATGGCATTCGTGGGCGGCGCCTCGTCGTTCATCGAGTCGTCGCTCGCCCAGCTCTACAAGCACCGCGACGCCGACGGCTTCCGCGGCGGCCCCGCCTACTACATGCAGCGCGGCCTCGGGCAGCGCTGGATGGGCATCCTCTTCGCCGTCATCCTCATCGTGTGCTTCCCCTTCGCCTTCTCGTCGCTGCAGGCGAACACGATCGTGGCGACGGTGACCTCGACCATCGGCGTCGACACCGCTTGGCTGCCCTGGGCGATCGGCATCGCGGTCGCCATCCTCACCGCCCTCGTCGTCTTCGGCGGCGTCCGCCGCATTGCGAAGGTGACCGAGTCGCTGGTGCCCGCGATGGCGCTGCTCTACCTGATCCTCGGCCTCATCATCGTCGGCATGAACGTCACCGAGGTGCCGCGCGTGATCGGCGAGATCTACGCGGGAGCCTTCGGGTTCCAGCAGGTCGCCGGCGGCGCGATCGGCACGATCCTCATGCAGGGCGTCAAGCGCGGCATGTTCTCGAACGAGGCCGGTCTCGGCTCCGCGCCGAACGCCGGAGCCTCCGCCGCCGTCACGCACCCGGCGAAGCAGGGCCTCGTGCAGACGCTCGGCGTCTACTTCGACACGTTCCTCGTCTGCTCGATCACCGCATTCATCATCCTGGTGTCGACGCCCGACCTCACGGGCGCCGAGGGCGGCATCGGCCTGACGTTCGACGCGGTCACGGGGCAGCTGGGCGCCTGGGCGGGCGTGGCGCTGTCGCTGATCGTCTTCCTGCTGGCGTTCTCGTCGATCATCGGCAACTACTACTACGGCGAGTCGAACATCGAGTTCATCACCGAGAACCGCACCGCGCTGACCGTCTATCGCGTGCTCGCGGTCGTCGCGGTGCTCGGCGGCTCGGTGGTCGCGACCGCGACGATCTGGAACACCGCCGACCTGCTGATGGGCGTCATGGCGATCGTGAACCTCGTCGCCATCGGCCTGCTGTCGGGCGTCGCCTTCAAGCTGCTGAAGAACTACGACGAGCAGCGCCGCGCCGGCAAGGATCCGGTGTTCACCCGCGACATGCTGCCCGAGCTGCGCGGGGTCGAGGTGTGGGAGAGCGTCGAGTCGGTCACCGGTCAGTGGTCGATCGCGGACCCGGACCCCGAGACCGGCGCCGCGAACGCCGCCGGGGCGACGCAGCGCTGA
- a CDS encoding PhoX family protein: MSIPLQLLPSADHARGKRSPVTCRLKCGDACLGPECNQSANPTFRSIADAVLSRRSALGLGVAGAVAIAVAPALGGGRATAAAAATSSTMPFTPIAPVPASVDALTVPAGFRWVPVIRWGDPVLPGAPVFDAEAQTPEAQAAQFGYNNDYLAVIPDASGLTGVLVANHEYSNEQIMFPPTTDPAQLAVQSRILKMAQGMSVVEVARDSVRDPWRAVAGARNRRVTVETEHELTGPAAGSPLLQTATDASGRVVLGTLGNCAGGTTPWGTVLSGEENFNSYFRTPVADRATSRYGLADRATATRWELEDPRFGGTEGFEQEPNRFGYIVEIDPQDPTSTPVKHTALGRFKHEGANVRIGEDRRVVAYMGDDERGDYLYKFVSKHRFNDGTGPGARKQNKKLLTEGDLFVARFTGDSPVAEIDGTGTLPADGAFDGIGQWVPLTLGGRSMVPGMTIDQVLVHTRLAADLVNPTKMDRPEDVEPHPITGRVYVALTNNSNRGTRHALDEANPRSSNRDGHVIELTETQGASGTAFGWSILLLCGDPSSPATYFAGYPKELVSPISCPDNVAFDSEGNLWISTDGQPGTLGLDDGLFKVSLEGETRGRVEQFLAVPTDAETCGPVIHDQEQTVFVAVQHPGEDGVWGAQRSMFPDYGATGPGTFAGPRPSVVQVLPA, from the coding sequence ATGTCCATTCCCCTGCAGCTGCTGCCGAGCGCCGATCACGCGCGCGGCAAGCGATCGCCCGTCACCTGCCGCCTGAAGTGCGGCGACGCGTGCCTCGGGCCCGAGTGCAACCAGAGCGCCAACCCCACGTTCCGCTCCATCGCCGATGCGGTGCTCTCGCGCCGCAGCGCGCTGGGCCTCGGCGTCGCCGGCGCCGTCGCGATCGCGGTCGCGCCCGCCCTGGGCGGCGGTCGCGCGACCGCCGCCGCGGCCGCGACCTCGTCGACGATGCCCTTCACGCCGATCGCTCCGGTGCCGGCCTCGGTCGACGCACTGACGGTGCCCGCGGGCTTCCGCTGGGTGCCGGTGATCCGCTGGGGCGACCCGGTGCTGCCCGGGGCGCCCGTCTTCGACGCCGAGGCGCAGACGCCCGAGGCGCAGGCCGCGCAGTTCGGCTACAACAACGACTACCTCGCCGTCATCCCGGATGCGTCCGGGCTCACGGGCGTGCTGGTCGCGAACCATGAGTACTCGAACGAGCAGATCATGTTCCCGCCCACGACCGATCCCGCGCAGCTCGCGGTGCAGTCGCGCATCCTGAAGATGGCGCAGGGCATGTCGGTCGTCGAGGTCGCGCGCGACTCGGTGCGCGATCCCTGGCGCGCCGTCGCCGGCGCGCGCAACCGGCGCGTGACGGTCGAGACCGAGCACGAGCTGACCGGTCCCGCGGCGGGCAGCCCGCTGCTGCAGACGGCGACGGATGCGTCGGGTCGCGTCGTGCTCGGCACCCTCGGCAACTGCGCGGGCGGCACCACCCCCTGGGGCACCGTGCTCTCCGGCGAGGAGAACTTCAACAGCTACTTCCGCACGCCGGTCGCCGACCGGGCGACGAGCCGCTACGGGCTCGCCGACCGCGCCACCGCGACCCGCTGGGAGCTCGAGGACCCGCGGTTCGGCGGCACCGAGGGCTTCGAGCAGGAGCCGAACCGCTTCGGCTACATCGTCGAGATCGACCCGCAGGACCCGACCTCGACCCCGGTCAAGCACACGGCGCTCGGCCGCTTCAAGCACGAGGGCGCCAACGTGCGCATCGGCGAGGACCGCCGCGTGGTCGCCTACATGGGCGACGACGAGCGCGGCGACTACCTCTACAAGTTCGTCTCCAAGCACCGCTTCAACGACGGCACCGGACCGGGCGCCCGCAAGCAGAACAAGAAGCTGCTCACCGAGGGCGACCTGTTCGTCGCCCGCTTCACCGGTGACTCGCCGGTGGCCGAGATCGACGGCACGGGCACGCTGCCGGCGGATGGCGCGTTCGACGGCATCGGCCAGTGGGTGCCGCTCACGCTCGGCGGCCGCAGCATGGTGCCGGGCATGACGATCGACCAGGTGCTGGTGCACACGCGCCTCGCGGCCGACCTCGTGAACCCCACGAAGATGGACCGCCCCGAGGACGTCGAGCCCCACCCCATCACGGGTCGCGTGTACGTCGCGCTCACGAACAACTCGAACCGCGGCACGCGGCACGCGCTCGACGAGGCCAACCCCCGCAGCAGCAACCGCGACGGCCACGTCATCGAGCTGACCGAGACGCAGGGCGCGTCGGGCACGGCCTTCGGCTGGTCGATCCTGCTGCTGTGCGGCGACCCCTCGTCGCCGGCGACCTACTTCGCCGGCTACCCGAAGGAGCTCGTCTCGCCGATCTCCTGCCCCGACAACGTCGCGTTCGACTCCGAGGGCAACCTGTGGATCTCGACCGACGGCCAGCCGGGCACGCTCGGCCTCGACGACGGCCTGTTCAAGGTCTCGCTCGAGGGCGAGACCCGCGGCCGGGTCGAGCAGTTCCTCGCGGTGCCGACCGACGCAGAGACCTGCGGCCCCGTCATCCACGACCAGGAGCAGACCGTGTTCGTCGCGGTGCAGCACCCGGGCGAGGACGGCGTGTGGGGAGCGCAGCGCTCGATGTTCCCCGACTACGGCGCGACGGGCCCCGGCACGTTCGCCGGACCCCGTCCGTCGGTCGTGCAGGTGCTGCCGGCCTGA
- a CDS encoding proline--tRNA ligase, whose translation MIRLSQLFFTTLREDPAEAEVASHRLLLRAGYIRRAGAGLYSWLPLGLRVRRNIERIVREEMEAVGAQEVLFPGLLPREPYERTGRWTEYGDGIFRLQDRKGADHLLAPTHEEVFTLLVQDLVSSYKALPLTIFQIQDKYRDEARPRAGLLRAREFTMKDAYSFDVTDEGLAASYQLQRDAYERIFKRLGLEYVIVSADAGAMGGSKSEEFMHPTPVGEDTIVRSAGGYAANVEAFETLAPEPLPIEGQADAVVRETPDTPTIETLVADANARFPREDGRPWTAADTLKNVVLRLTHLDGTRELVVIGLPGDREVDEKRVEVAFQPAVVTAADDDDFKANPGLVKGYIGPWSTSGAVLGERATTRIRYLLDKRVVDGTSWITGANEPGRHVFGLVAGRDFVGDGWVEAANVVDGDPAPDGSGPVVLERGMEIGHVFQLGRKYAEALGLKVLDEHGKLVTVTMGSYGIGVTRNLAAIVEKSRDDKGIVWPREVAPFDVHVVATGKDPEVFSIAERVAADLDVRGLEVLFDDRPKVSPGVKFGDAELMGMPLVVVVGRDAAQGSVELWDRASGERKQVQLAQLQEAIGR comes from the coding sequence GTGATCCGCCTCTCCCAGCTCTTCTTCACCACGCTCCGCGAGGACCCGGCCGAGGCCGAGGTCGCGAGCCACCGGCTGCTGCTGCGCGCCGGCTACATCCGCCGCGCCGGCGCGGGGCTCTACTCGTGGCTGCCGCTGGGGCTGCGGGTGCGTCGCAACATCGAGCGCATCGTGCGCGAGGAGATGGAGGCCGTCGGCGCGCAGGAGGTGCTCTTCCCCGGCCTGCTGCCGCGCGAGCCCTACGAGCGCACCGGCCGCTGGACGGAGTACGGCGACGGTATCTTCCGCCTGCAGGACCGCAAGGGCGCCGATCACCTGCTGGCGCCGACGCACGAGGAGGTCTTCACGCTGCTCGTGCAGGATCTCGTCTCGAGCTACAAGGCGCTGCCGCTGACGATCTTCCAGATCCAGGACAAGTACCGCGACGAGGCGCGGCCGCGGGCCGGCCTGCTGCGCGCCCGCGAGTTCACGATGAAGGACGCCTACTCGTTCGACGTCACCGACGAGGGCCTCGCCGCCTCCTACCAGCTGCAGCGCGACGCCTACGAGCGCATCTTCAAGCGCCTGGGCCTCGAGTACGTGATCGTCTCGGCCGACGCCGGCGCGATGGGCGGCTCGAAGTCCGAGGAGTTCATGCACCCGACGCCGGTCGGCGAGGACACCATCGTGCGCTCGGCCGGCGGCTACGCGGCCAACGTCGAGGCCTTCGAGACGCTGGCGCCCGAGCCGCTGCCGATCGAGGGGCAGGCGGATGCGGTGGTCCGGGAGACGCCGGACACCCCCACGATCGAGACCCTCGTCGCCGATGCCAACGCGCGCTTCCCGCGCGAGGACGGCCGCCCGTGGACGGCCGCCGACACGCTGAAGAACGTCGTGCTGCGCCTGACGCACCTCGACGGCACGCGCGAGCTGGTCGTGATCGGCCTGCCCGGCGACCGCGAGGTCGACGAGAAGCGCGTCGAGGTCGCCTTCCAGCCGGCCGTGGTCACCGCGGCCGACGACGACGACTTCAAGGCCAACCCGGGCCTCGTGAAGGGCTACATCGGCCCGTGGTCCACCTCCGGCGCCGTGCTGGGGGAGCGCGCGACCACGCGCATCCGCTACCTGCTCGACAAGCGCGTCGTCGACGGCACGAGCTGGATCACCGGCGCCAACGAGCCCGGCAGGCACGTCTTCGGGCTGGTCGCCGGCCGCGACTTCGTCGGCGACGGCTGGGTCGAGGCGGCGAACGTGGTCGACGGCGACCCGGCCCCGGACGGCTCGGGCCCGGTGGTGCTCGAGCGCGGCATGGAGATCGGCCACGTCTTCCAGCTCGGCCGCAAGTACGCCGAGGCGCTCGGGCTGAAGGTGCTCGACGAGCACGGCAAGCTCGTCACCGTCACGATGGGCTCCTACGGCATCGGCGTGACCCGCAACCTCGCGGCGATCGTCGAGAAGTCGCGCGACGACAAGGGCATCGTCTGGCCGCGCGAGGTCGCGCCGTTCGACGTGCACGTCGTCGCCACGGGCAAGGATCCCGAGGTGTTCTCGATCGCCGAGCGCGTGGCGGCCGACCTCGACGTCCGAGGCCTCGAGGTGCTCTTCGACGACCGGCCGAAGGTGTCGCCGGGGGTGAAGTTCGGCGACGCCGAGCTGATGGGCATGCCGCTGGTGGTGGTCGTCGGCCGCGACGCCGCGCAGGGCAGCGTCGAGCTGTGGGACCGCGCGAGCGGCGAGCGCAAGCAGGTGCAGCTCGCACAGCTGCAGGAGGCGATCGGCCGCTGA
- a CDS encoding vWA domain-containing protein, protein MITFHPTLPVLVVIVGAIALGLCIWQLVAVRGRRLAWLRRTLLVTLAVAMAFRPALPGGEVPTASIQARVFVMLDTSQSVAAEDWGSEARLAGMQEDVVEIARSFAGADLSVISFDSQAILRVPLTDDGSAVIEMVRALRPEIAQQSRGTSVAVAHDLLKTELERSAADDPASPAIVFYLGDGEHTAEEQPQSFADVGGLVDRGFVLGYGTEQGGRMRISSFNPNEDRYVQDPAGGGDAISRIDQGQLRTIADQLGVSYLQRAPGLPLADALGPMAALEGAADLDRTEQARLEFAWVLGIPIALLLAWEALSLARSLRSTRGILGTDRRAPVGGGTGVRERIR, encoded by the coding sequence GTGATCACCTTCCACCCCACGCTCCCGGTCCTCGTCGTCATCGTCGGCGCGATCGCGCTCGGCCTCTGCATCTGGCAGCTGGTCGCGGTGCGCGGGCGCCGCCTCGCGTGGCTGCGCCGCACCCTGCTCGTGACGCTCGCCGTCGCGATGGCCTTCCGCCCCGCGCTGCCCGGCGGCGAGGTGCCCACCGCATCCATCCAGGCGCGCGTGTTCGTGATGCTCGACACCTCGCAGTCGGTGGCGGCGGAGGACTGGGGGAGCGAGGCACGCCTGGCCGGCATGCAGGAGGACGTGGTCGAGATCGCCCGCTCCTTCGCCGGCGCCGACCTCTCGGTCATCTCCTTCGACTCGCAGGCGATCCTGCGGGTGCCGCTCACCGACGACGGCTCCGCCGTGATCGAGATGGTGCGCGCCCTGCGGCCCGAGATCGCGCAGCAGTCGCGCGGCACCTCGGTGGCGGTCGCGCACGACCTGCTGAAGACCGAGCTCGAGCGCAGCGCCGCCGACGACCCCGCCTCGCCGGCGATCGTCTTCTACCTGGGCGACGGCGAGCACACCGCCGAGGAGCAGCCGCAGTCGTTCGCCGACGTGGGCGGGCTCGTCGACCGCGGCTTCGTGCTGGGCTACGGCACCGAGCAGGGCGGCCGCATGCGCATCTCGAGCTTCAACCCGAACGAGGATCGCTACGTGCAGGATCCCGCCGGCGGCGGCGACGCGATCAGCCGCATCGACCAGGGGCAGCTGCGGACGATCGCCGACCAGCTCGGCGTCAGCTACCTGCAGCGGGCCCCCGGCCTGCCGCTCGCGGATGCGCTCGGCCCGATGGCGGCCCTCGAGGGCGCCGCCGACCTCGACCGCACCGAGCAGGCGCGGCTCGAGTTCGCCTGGGTGCTCGGCATCCCGATCGCGCTGCTGCTGGCCTGGGAGGCGCTCAGCCTCGCGCGCTCGCTGCGGTCGACCCGCGGCATCCTCGGCACCGACCGCCGCGCTCCCGTGGGCGGCGGCACCGGCGTGAGGGAGCGCATCCGATGA
- a CDS encoding vWA domain-containing protein — MLLWPWLLPVVIVVGLGAALLGLLLPKRRRERGLPVAHVDRMTSLAVFRGALLRYRVGIASALALAVVGVGVAGAVASRPSGIAANQEEDFKRDIVLCLDVSGSMVDVDAEILAVYQQIAAELDGERIGMRIFDASSVMAFPLTSDYDYIQEQLGRYVRALNGTLGPEEQFNYLAGTASGLGASLVGDGLASCVLDFADLEASERPRSIILATDNVVNGQQIFSLPQAGQLAVDNEVRVYAINPFDFGGDMYSQELRDIAEGTGGAYFALDFAQTVPQIVDRVNAIEAGFIETPPQIQVIDRPGALPLIVLLLVAGVCLIAARVRL, encoded by the coding sequence ATGCTGCTGTGGCCTTGGCTGCTGCCGGTCGTGATCGTGGTCGGCCTGGGCGCGGCGCTGCTGGGGCTGCTGCTGCCGAAGCGCCGCCGCGAGCGCGGGCTGCCGGTCGCGCACGTCGACCGGATGACCTCGCTCGCCGTCTTCCGCGGTGCGCTGCTGCGCTACCGCGTGGGGATCGCGAGCGCGCTCGCGCTGGCGGTCGTCGGGGTCGGCGTCGCGGGCGCCGTCGCGTCGCGCCCGTCGGGCATCGCCGCGAACCAGGAGGAGGACTTCAAGCGCGACATCGTGCTGTGCCTCGACGTCTCCGGCTCGATGGTCGACGTCGACGCCGAGATCCTGGCGGTCTACCAGCAGATCGCCGCAGAGCTCGACGGCGAGCGCATCGGCATGCGCATCTTCGACGCGTCGAGCGTGATGGCCTTCCCGCTCACGAGCGACTACGACTACATCCAGGAGCAGCTCGGACGCTACGTGCGGGCGCTGAACGGCACGCTCGGGCCCGAGGAGCAGTTCAACTACCTCGCCGGCACCGCGAGCGGCCTGGGCGCATCGCTCGTCGGCGACGGCCTCGCCTCCTGCGTGCTCGACTTCGCCGACCTCGAGGCGAGCGAGCGGCCGCGCTCGATCATCCTCGCCACCGACAACGTGGTGAACGGGCAGCAGATCTTCTCGCTGCCGCAGGCGGGGCAGCTCGCCGTCGACAACGAGGTGCGCGTGTACGCGATCAACCCGTTCGACTTCGGCGGCGACATGTACTCGCAGGAGCTGCGCGACATCGCCGAGGGCACCGGCGGCGCCTACTTCGCGCTCGACTTCGCGCAGACCGTGCCGCAGATCGTCGACCGCGTCAACGCGATCGAGGCCGGCTTCATCGAGACGCCGCCGCAGATCCAGGTGATCGACCGGCCGGGGGCGCTGCCGCTCATCGTGCTGCTCCTGGTCGCGGGGGTCTGCCTCATCGCTGCGAGGGTGCGACTGTGA
- a CDS encoding DUF58 domain-containing protein translates to MERRLRKVKTTMSIHAHRRTLELLEGEYQSIHHGRSHDFDDLREYQPGDDVKDIDWKATARSHVPLIKRYIASRQHNVLMVVDSGRNMAATAESGESKLELAILVSGILGYLATRHGDRVALLMGDAERTENMQEGGSEAHLERMLRRIDAAVSLDGPLSDLEGVLEHAVRRMRRRSLIVVVADDVAYTHDLDVHLGRLHTRHEVLWVSIGDADLMARAGHTQDLVGVDTGVGLPPFLRRDRGLRRAFDDETAARRERLENGLRSLGIASVRIDSSATAIGGLFRLLERHRRARR, encoded by the coding sequence ATGGAGCGACGGCTGCGCAAGGTGAAGACGACCATGTCGATCCACGCGCATCGTCGCACCCTCGAGCTGCTCGAGGGCGAGTACCAGTCGATCCACCACGGCCGCAGCCACGACTTCGACGACCTGCGCGAGTACCAGCCGGGCGACGACGTGAAGGACATCGACTGGAAGGCCACCGCACGCAGCCACGTGCCGCTGATCAAGCGCTACATCGCCTCGCGCCAGCACAACGTGCTGATGGTGGTCGACTCGGGCCGCAACATGGCGGCGACCGCCGAGTCGGGCGAGTCGAAGCTCGAGCTGGCGATCCTGGTGTCGGGCATCCTCGGCTACCTCGCCACGCGGCACGGCGACCGCGTCGCGCTGCTGATGGGCGATGCCGAGCGCACCGAGAACATGCAGGAGGGCGGCTCCGAGGCGCACCTCGAGCGCATGCTGCGGCGCATCGACGCGGCGGTCTCGCTCGACGGCCCGCTCTCCGACCTCGAGGGCGTGCTCGAGCATGCCGTGCGGCGGATGCGTCGCAGGTCGCTGATCGTCGTGGTCGCCGACGACGTCGCCTACACGCACGACCTCGACGTGCACCTGGGCCGGCTGCACACGCGGCACGAGGTGCTCTGGGTGTCGATCGGCGACGCCGACCTGATGGCGCGCGCGGGCCACACCCAAGACCTCGTCGGCGTCGACACGGGCGTCGGGCTGCCGCCGTTCCTGCGCCGCGACCGCGGGCTGCGGCGCGCCTTCGACGACGAGACGGCCGCCCGGCGCGAGCGGCTCGAGAACGGACTGCGCTCGCTCGGCATCGCGTCGGTGCGCATCGACTCCTCGGCGACCGCGATCGGCGGGCTGTTCCGCCTGCTCGAGAGGCACCGCCGTGCCCGGCGCTGA
- a CDS encoding AAA family ATPase has protein sequence MSNAVPGRDPITPEELERAKRIIRSIEQSFQSTVVGQHQLLRSLMVALLTGGHVLMESVPGLAKTTAAATLARSVSASFHRIQCTPDLLPSDIVGTQIYDQHSGDFRTQLGPVHANFVLLDEINRSSAKTQSAMLEAMQERQTSIGGETHDLPEPFLVLATQNPIEQEGTYTLPEAQLDRFLLKEILTYPSPTEEAEIVRRSETGVFERGHDGPVASLDDVRFLQGLVKRVYVDQAITNYVVQLMYVTRHAEDYIGAQLAAYIEYGASPRGSLSFSQASRALALVQGRDWVIPEDIKDLRHAVLRHRLILGYEAEADGVTSEQIIDAIFGAVRTP, from the coding sequence GTGTCCAATGCAGTCCCCGGGCGGGACCCGATCACGCCGGAGGAGCTGGAGCGCGCGAAGCGCATCATCCGCTCCATCGAGCAGTCGTTCCAGTCGACCGTCGTCGGGCAGCACCAGCTGCTGCGCTCGCTGATGGTGGCGCTGCTCACCGGCGGGCACGTGCTGATGGAGTCGGTGCCGGGGCTCGCGAAGACGACCGCGGCGGCGACGCTCGCGCGGTCGGTATCCGCCTCGTTCCACCGCATCCAGTGCACGCCCGACCTGCTGCCCAGCGACATCGTCGGCACCCAGATCTACGACCAGCACTCCGGCGACTTCCGCACCCAGCTGGGCCCGGTGCACGCCAACTTCGTGCTGCTCGACGAGATCAACCGCTCGAGCGCCAAGACGCAGTCGGCGATGCTCGAGGCGATGCAGGAGCGCCAGACATCGATCGGCGGCGAGACCCACGACCTGCCCGAGCCGTTCCTGGTGCTCGCGACGCAGAACCCGATCGAGCAGGAGGGCACCTACACGCTGCCCGAGGCGCAGCTCGACCGCTTCCTGCTCAAGGAGATCCTCACCTACCCCTCGCCCACGGAGGAGGCCGAGATCGTGCGGCGCTCCGAGACGGGCGTGTTCGAGCGCGGCCACGACGGCCCCGTCGCGAGCCTCGACGACGTGCGCTTCCTGCAGGGGCTCGTGAAGCGCGTCTACGTCGACCAGGCGATCACCAACTACGTCGTGCAGCTCATGTACGTCACCCGGCATGCCGAGGACTACATCGGCGCGCAGCTGGCCGCCTACATCGAGTACGGCGCCAGCCCCCGCGGCTCGCTGTCGTTCTCGCAGGCCTCGCGGGCGCTCGCGCTCGTGCAGGGCCGCGACTGGGTGATCCCGGAGGACATCAAGGACCTCCGTCACGCCGTGCTGCGCCATCGCCTGATCCTCGGCTACGAGGCCGAGGCCGACGGCGTGACCAGCGAGCAGATCATCGACGCCATCTTCGGCGCCGTGCGGACCCCGTAG